One genomic window of Kosmotoga olearia TBF 19.5.1 includes the following:
- a CDS encoding transposase — protein MPRSARVVLEGIAHHVTQRGNYRQNIFEDPEDRIKYLELIKEYSTKYGLKIYAYCLMTNHVHFIAVPEREDSLAMAFKYAHMRYSQYFNRKHHRTGHLWQGRFFSCPLDHEHAISAVKYVERNPVRAKMVELPWDYEWSSAGVRVKENGDTRRESPHFLHLSDLSDFGFNWNPDGWKEYLGYPDSNDFLSNIRRNTSTGRLFFNDEKIAKFEEVLGLPLKRRPRGRPKKR, from the coding sequence ATGCCAAGAAGCGCGAGGGTTGTTCTCGAGGGTATTGCTCATCATGTAACCCAAAGGGGAAATTATCGTCAGAACATCTTTGAGGATCCTGAAGACAGAATCAAGTACCTTGAGCTCATTAAGGAATATTCAACCAAATACGGGCTCAAGATATATGCGTATTGCCTCATGACCAATCATGTTCATTTTATCGCTGTCCCTGAAAGAGAAGATTCTCTAGCCATGGCTTTTAAGTACGCTCATATGAGATACTCACAGTATTTCAACCGAAAACACCATAGAACAGGGCATCTTTGGCAGGGAAGATTCTTTTCCTGCCCTCTCGATCATGAACATGCTATTTCGGCCGTCAAATATGTTGAGAGAAATCCCGTGAGAGCAAAGATGGTTGAACTTCCCTGGGATTATGAATGGTCGAGCGCTGGAGTACGTGTAAAAGAAAATGGGGACACACGGAGGGAAAGTCCTCATTTTCTTCACTTAAGCGATTTGTCAGATTTTGGATTTAACTGGAATCCTGACGGATGGAAAGAATATCTTGGATATCCGGATAGTAATGATTTTCTTTCTAATATACGAAGGAATACTTCTACTGGAAGACTATTTTTTAACGACGAAAAAATTGCTAAATTTGAAGAGGTTTTGGGCCTCCCACTGAAAAGAAGGCCAAGAGGCAGACCAAAGAAAAGGTAA